A region of Pyxidicoccus parkwaysis DNA encodes the following proteins:
- a CDS encoding serine hydrolase domain-containing protein → MPSPSELIHEETRRYVRGYRSASLCAGVTLRGEHHVHTFRARGSPPSPDAILALGELTQVFTGALLALLVDKGDLRLDTPLSELIPRALLPDEAAGRITVEQLATHTSGMAHLPPNLETQEQKPEDPFGHYSAGLFGDFLRSYHPASPPPRPYSESLLGMGVLGHALSRRAGLNYGHALRDLLCKPLGLVDTTARLADEQQPRLLSGHTARGKPVPTWTFPALPGAGALHSTAPDLLRFLDAHLGRGDATLVRALQLARTPRVDAGPARMALGWTVSRVRGQDVVWRSSVMGGYTGFLGFVPAADAGVVLLADHGWSLFAALRGRVPLEAPGLALLTRMSHA, encoded by the coding sequence ATGCCCTCCCCTTCCGAGCTCATCCACGAGGAGACCCGCCGCTACGTGCGCGGCTACCGGTCCGCGTCGCTGTGCGCGGGCGTCACCCTGCGCGGTGAGCACCACGTGCACACCTTCCGCGCCAGGGGCAGCCCACCGTCCCCCGACGCCATCCTCGCGCTGGGAGAGCTCACGCAGGTCTTCACGGGCGCGCTGCTCGCGCTGCTGGTGGACAAGGGGGACCTGCGGCTGGACACGCCGCTCTCGGAGCTCATCCCCCGCGCGCTGCTGCCGGACGAGGCCGCGGGCCGCATCACCGTGGAGCAGCTCGCCACGCACACCTCGGGCATGGCGCACCTGCCGCCCAACCTGGAGACGCAGGAGCAGAAACCGGAGGACCCCTTCGGCCACTACTCCGCGGGCCTCTTCGGAGACTTCCTCCGGAGCTACCACCCCGCGAGCCCTCCGCCACGTCCCTATTCCGAATCCCTCCTCGGCATGGGCGTCCTCGGCCACGCGCTGTCGCGGCGCGCGGGGCTCAACTACGGGCACGCGCTGAGGGACCTGCTGTGCAAGCCGCTGGGCCTCGTGGACACCACGGCGCGGCTCGCGGACGAACAACAGCCGAGGCTGCTTTCCGGCCACACCGCGCGAGGCAAGCCCGTCCCCACATGGACCTTCCCGGCGCTGCCCGGCGCGGGCGCGCTCCACTCCACCGCGCCGGACCTGCTGCGCTTCCTCGATGCCCACCTCGGACGCGGCGACGCGACGCTCGTGCGAGCCCTCCAGTTGGCGCGGACGCCACGCGTGGACGCGGGCCCCGCACGCATGGCGCTGGGCTGGACGGTGTCCCGCGTGCGCGGGCAGGACGTGGTGTGGCGCTCGTCCGTCATGGGCGGCTACACGGGCTTCCTCGGCTTCGTGCCGGCGGCGGACGCGGGCGTGGTGCTGCTCGCGGACCATGGCTGGTCGCTGTTCGCCGCGCTGCGCGGCCGCGTACCGTTGGAAGCCCCGGGGCTCGCGCTCCTCACCCGAATGAGTCACGCATGA
- the hemN gene encoding oxygen-independent coproporphyrinogen III oxidase, whose translation MEPRLDVPTPSEELLSRYNVAGPRYTSYPTAPEWRPDFGAEALSERLAFAGSRDSTEPLSLYVHLPFCKSLCWYCGCNVVISKDAGAADQYLDHLVMEMDLVAQRLGARRSVSQIHWGGGTPTFLTESQLERLWTELTRRFTPLPDAEVAIEVHPALTTPGQLSLLRRLGFNRVSMGLQDFDPLVQQTTNRIQTPEQTRALLEHARALGFTGVNFDLIYGLPHQNAERWARTLETVLSLRPDRLAVYSFAYMPEVLKHQKRMPADALPAARTKLELFRATYAAFVAAGYRPIGMDHFAVPEDELARAQAERRLGRNFQGYTVKAASDVVALGSTGISDVGGAYAQNVRPLPYYYARVVEGRLATERGIALTEDDKRRRAVITQLMCNFWTDLGEEGARDFAPELERLRAFEDDGLVVRTGTQLELTALGRLFVRNVAMVFDAYLSRAERPRFSRTV comes from the coding sequence ATGGAACCCCGCCTCGACGTCCCCACGCCCTCCGAGGAACTGCTGAGCCGGTACAACGTCGCCGGCCCGCGCTACACGAGCTACCCCACCGCTCCCGAGTGGCGCCCCGACTTCGGCGCCGAGGCCCTTTCGGAGCGGCTGGCCTTCGCCGGCTCGCGCGACAGCACGGAGCCCCTGTCCCTCTACGTCCACCTGCCGTTCTGCAAGAGCCTCTGCTGGTACTGCGGCTGCAACGTCGTCATCAGCAAGGACGCGGGCGCGGCGGACCAGTACCTCGACCACCTCGTGATGGAGATGGACCTGGTGGCCCAGCGGCTCGGCGCGCGGCGGAGCGTGTCGCAAATCCACTGGGGCGGCGGCACGCCCACCTTCCTCACCGAGTCCCAACTGGAGCGCCTATGGACGGAGCTGACCCGCCGCTTCACGCCGCTGCCCGACGCGGAGGTGGCGATTGAAGTGCACCCCGCGCTGACGACACCGGGACAGCTGTCGCTCTTGCGGCGGCTCGGCTTCAACCGCGTGTCCATGGGCCTGCAGGACTTCGACCCGCTGGTGCAGCAGACGACGAATCGCATCCAGACGCCGGAGCAGACGCGCGCCCTGCTGGAGCACGCCCGCGCGCTGGGCTTCACCGGCGTGAACTTCGACCTCATCTACGGCCTGCCGCACCAGAACGCGGAGCGCTGGGCTCGCACGCTGGAGACGGTGCTCTCCCTGCGGCCGGACCGGCTCGCCGTCTACTCCTTCGCGTACATGCCGGAGGTGCTGAAGCACCAGAAGCGCATGCCCGCGGACGCGCTGCCCGCCGCGCGCACCAAGCTGGAGTTGTTCCGCGCCACCTACGCGGCCTTCGTCGCCGCGGGCTACCGCCCCATCGGCATGGACCACTTCGCGGTGCCCGAGGACGAGCTCGCTCGCGCCCAGGCCGAGCGCCGGCTGGGCCGCAACTTCCAGGGCTATACGGTGAAGGCCGCGTCGGACGTGGTGGCGCTCGGCAGCACCGGCATCAGCGACGTGGGCGGCGCCTACGCGCAGAACGTCCGGCCGCTGCCGTACTACTACGCGCGCGTGGTGGAGGGACGGCTCGCCACCGAGCGCGGCATCGCCCTCACGGAGGACGACAAGCGGCGCCGCGCCGTCATCACCCAGCTCATGTGCAACTTCTGGACGGACCTGGGGGAGGAGGGCGCTCGCGACTTCGCCCCGGAGTTGGAGCGGCTGCGCGCCTTCGAGGACGACGGGCTGGTGGTCCGCACCGGCACGCAGCTGGAGCTGACGGCGCTGGGCCGCCTCTTCGTCCGCAACGTGGCGATGGTGTTCGACGCCTATCTCTCCCGGGCCGAGAGGCCCCGCTTTTCCCGCACGGTGTGA
- a CDS encoding DUF2378 family protein — MAEEQKVVFAHTVEGLFVQALADRLTPVAKERLKAAGLDLGRAFAPAYPEEQFHRWVRIAAEEVFPGVPLDKALEQVGESLVTGYEKTLMGKAVMATVRILGPKRTLERTTHNFRSATNYLETKLKPVEGSPNTYEMVINETSGVPRYFAGIMSQALRVAGAKGGRVDIVHEDGGACTYRIQWT, encoded by the coding sequence ATGGCTGAAGAGCAGAAGGTTGTATTCGCGCACACCGTCGAGGGTCTCTTCGTCCAGGCGCTGGCGGACCGGCTGACTCCCGTGGCGAAGGAGCGGCTGAAGGCGGCGGGGCTGGACTTGGGGCGGGCCTTCGCGCCGGCCTATCCCGAGGAGCAGTTCCACCGCTGGGTGCGCATCGCCGCGGAGGAAGTCTTTCCCGGCGTGCCGCTCGACAAGGCCCTGGAGCAGGTGGGCGAGTCGCTGGTGACGGGCTACGAGAAGACGCTGATGGGCAAGGCCGTGATGGCCACGGTGCGGATTCTCGGGCCCAAGCGGACGCTGGAGCGCACGACGCACAACTTCCGCTCCGCGACGAACTACCTGGAGACGAAGCTGAAGCCGGTGGAGGGCAGCCCCAACACCTACGAGATGGTCATCAACGAGACGAGCGGCGTGCCGCGCTACTTCGCCGGCATCATGAGTCAGGCCCTGCGCGTCGCGGGCGCGAAGGGCGGCCGCGTGGACATCGTCCACGAGGATGGCGGCGCGTGCACCTACCGCATCCAGTGGACGTGA
- a CDS encoding hemerythrin domain-containing protein encodes MDALDVLSQEHRQIQHVLDVLAQAVERGRQGEFVSASLFLRAANFFRTYVDGSHHAKEMVLFQTMLVHRLPLLPGLLSQVTGEHGAGSEQALTLQHAAEATLREGADPTPMLDAAEAYLQLQRGHTAAEETQVFPLARRLLPAAVLERMRTRFARIEASHGPLGEAVEALERAFAPVRPLWPGMTGSVRSF; translated from the coding sequence ATGGATGCGTTGGATGTACTGAGTCAGGAGCACCGGCAGATACAGCACGTGTTGGACGTGCTGGCCCAGGCGGTGGAGCGCGGCCGCCAGGGCGAGTTCGTCTCCGCGTCGCTCTTCCTGCGGGCCGCGAACTTCTTCCGCACGTACGTGGATGGCAGCCACCACGCGAAGGAGATGGTGCTCTTCCAGACGATGCTCGTGCACCGGCTGCCGCTCTTGCCGGGGCTGTTGTCCCAGGTGACGGGCGAGCACGGCGCCGGCAGCGAGCAGGCCCTGACGCTCCAGCACGCGGCCGAGGCGACGCTGCGCGAGGGCGCGGACCCCACGCCGATGCTGGATGCGGCCGAGGCCTACCTCCAGTTGCAGCGCGGCCACACCGCCGCGGAGGAGACGCAGGTGTTCCCCCTCGCGCGCCGGCTGCTCCCCGCCGCAGTGCTGGAGCGCATGCGCACGCGCTTCGCCCGCATCGAGGCCTCGCACGGTCCGCTGGGTGAGGCCGTGGAAGCACTGGAGCGAGCCTTTGCTCCCGTCCGCCCCCTGTGGCCGGGGATGACGGGCAGCGTGCGCTCGTTCTGA
- a CDS encoding DUF4476 domain-containing protein, producing MKALAIALAILSASSAFAAEPKQTTEVKRAPAADEAPQNAELKRGPSSFPADEAPQNAELRRSPPPGRPMPQPQPPPPSRNLAVVDREELAARMARLERLLEDVEDRLDGRGGDYRGEARNKLRRAQETLDSLQQFVGEAPPLGAVQPLPSPAPQPPPPPPAPVVRPMPDSNFKRMSDAMAREQFAEDKMRVLKMAAGGNYFLISQVGQLMTQFQFSQDKLTVVRELKPRILDPENGYQLYSAFSFSSDKQRLQEILAQR from the coding sequence ATGAAGGCCCTCGCAATCGCACTCGCCATTCTCTCCGCCTCATCCGCCTTCGCCGCCGAGCCCAAGCAGACCACCGAGGTCAAGCGCGCCCCTGCCGCGGACGAGGCCCCGCAGAACGCCGAGCTGAAGCGCGGCCCCTCCTCCTTCCCCGCCGACGAGGCCCCGCAGAACGCCGAGCTGCGGCGCTCCCCGCCGCCGGGCCGCCCTATGCCGCAGCCGCAGCCGCCTCCGCCCTCGCGCAACCTGGCCGTGGTGGACCGCGAGGAGCTCGCCGCCCGCATGGCCCGCCTGGAGCGCCTGCTGGAGGACGTGGAGGACCGCCTGGACGGCCGTGGTGGCGACTACCGGGGTGAGGCGCGCAACAAGCTGCGCCGCGCGCAGGAGACGCTGGACTCGCTGCAGCAGTTCGTCGGCGAGGCCCCGCCGCTGGGCGCCGTGCAGCCCCTCCCCTCGCCGGCTCCGCAGCCGCCGCCCCCGCCGCCCGCGCCGGTGGTGCGCCCCATGCCGGACAGCAACTTCAAGCGCATGAGCGACGCCATGGCCCGGGAGCAGTTCGCGGAGGACAAGATGCGCGTGCTCAAGATGGCCGCCGGTGGCAACTACTTCCTCATCTCCCAGGTGGGGCAGCTGATGACGCAGTTCCAGTTCTCGCAGGACAAGCTCACGGTGGTGCGTGAGCTGAAGCCCCGCATCCTCGACCCGGAGAACGGCTACCAGCTCTACAGCGCCTTCAGCTTCTCCAGCGACAAGCAGCGCCTCCAGGAAATCCTCGCGCAGCGTTGA
- a CDS encoding M28 family peptidase produces the protein MRRGRLWLGIGVATLATVGLARAFICGPHDATTPPAPTQSGPTMDAERLRAHVRMLSETLHPRDSTHPQNLDRAADYIADHLASAGGSVERHSLSFSASGPSFTNISARFGPEDGERLIVGAHYDAAPGTPGADDNASGVAALLELAVLLGRNPPPLRVDLVAYTLEEPPYFGTPTMGSAMHARKLRDDGVKVRGMLALEMLGCYSDVPGSQKYPLPVLGLRYPDTGLFIGVVGKPGDGGLTDAVAGAMRAGSPLPVESLVAPAMVPGVALSDHASFWEQGFRAVMVTDTAYFRNPRYHTSDDTWDSLDYVRMAHAVQAVYAAVRTLASGSLPGN, from the coding sequence ATGAGACGCGGTCGGCTGTGGCTGGGAATCGGAGTCGCGACGCTGGCGACGGTGGGACTGGCGAGGGCCTTCATTTGTGGCCCGCATGACGCCACCACTCCCCCCGCGCCCACGCAAAGCGGCCCCACGATGGACGCGGAGCGGCTGCGCGCGCACGTGCGCATGCTCTCGGAGACACTCCACCCTCGCGACTCGACGCACCCGCAGAACTTGGACCGCGCCGCGGACTACATCGCGGACCACCTCGCGAGCGCGGGCGGCTCGGTGGAGCGCCACTCCCTCTCCTTCAGCGCGAGCGGTCCCTCCTTCACCAACATCAGCGCCCGCTTCGGGCCGGAGGACGGCGAGCGCCTCATCGTCGGCGCGCACTACGACGCCGCCCCCGGCACGCCGGGCGCGGATGACAACGCGAGCGGCGTCGCCGCGCTGCTGGAGCTGGCGGTGCTGCTGGGCCGCAATCCCCCGCCCCTGCGCGTGGACCTGGTGGCCTACACGCTGGAGGAGCCGCCCTACTTCGGCACCCCGACGATGGGCAGCGCCATGCACGCGCGCAAACTGAGGGACGACGGCGTGAAGGTGCGCGGCATGCTCGCGCTGGAGATGCTGGGCTGCTACAGCGACGTGCCGGGCAGCCAGAAGTATCCCCTGCCCGTGCTCGGCCTCCGCTACCCGGACACGGGCCTCTTCATCGGCGTGGTGGGCAAGCCGGGAGACGGCGGCCTCACCGACGCCGTGGCCGGGGCGATGCGCGCGGGCAGCCCGCTGCCCGTGGAGAGCCTCGTTGCACCAGCAATGGTTCCGGGGGTGGCCCTCTCGGACCACGCCAGCTTCTGGGAGCAGGGCTTCCGGGCCGTGATGGTGACGGACACGGCCTACTTCCGGAATCCGCGCTACCACACCTCGGACGATACGTGGGACTCGCTTGACTACGTGCGTATGGCCCACGCCGTCCAAGCGGTGTATGCCGCCGTCAGGACGCTGGCCTCGGGCTCGCTCCCCGGGAATTGA
- a CDS encoding YaiI/YqxD family protein, producing the protein MKIWVDADACPGPVRDILLRAAQRLKTPIVFVANRALSLPRSELVSTVQVGAGLDVADQHIAASAQRGDLAVTQDIPLAALLVPRGVVVLDPRGELFTEENISERLSVRNFMQELRESGVMTGGPSGFSAQDRQQFAAALDRELTRLLRKPPV; encoded by the coding sequence ATGAAAATCTGGGTCGATGCCGATGCCTGTCCCGGGCCTGTCCGGGACATCCTCCTGCGCGCCGCACAGCGCTTGAAGACGCCCATCGTCTTCGTAGCCAACCGCGCGCTGTCCCTGCCGCGCTCGGAGCTCGTGTCCACGGTGCAGGTCGGCGCCGGCCTGGACGTGGCGGACCAGCACATCGCCGCCTCGGCGCAGCGCGGGGATTTGGCCGTCACGCAGGACATTCCCCTGGCCGCGCTGCTGGTGCCCCGGGGCGTGGTGGTGCTGGACCCGCGCGGAGAGCTGTTCACCGAGGAGAACATCTCCGAGCGCCTGTCCGTGCGGAACTTCATGCAGGAGCTGCGCGAGAGCGGAGTGATGACGGGAGGCCCCAGCGGCTTCTCCGCGCAGGACCGCCAGCAGTTCGCCGCCGCCCTGGACCGCGAGCTGACCCGCCTGCTCCGTAAGCCGCCAGTGTAG
- a CDS encoding 2,3-bisphosphoglycerate-dependent phosphoglycerate mutase, with amino-acid sequence MPTLALVRHGQSLWNHENRFTGFVDVPLTEQGRDEARLAAKALQGLKFDVAYTSALTRAQETLSIILDALGQRIPVIRDAALNERHYGDLQGLNKADAAKEFGEQQVKLWRRSYDVPPPNGESLAMTAKRVLPFYERAIAGDLRLGKHVLVVAHGNSNRSLVMKLDGLTGEQVVGLELATGVPLVYDISPTGEVLSKRMPVP; translated from the coding sequence ATGCCCACCCTCGCTCTCGTCCGACACGGTCAGTCCCTCTGGAACCATGAGAACCGCTTCACCGGCTTCGTGGACGTGCCCCTTACCGAGCAGGGCCGCGACGAAGCCCGGCTCGCGGCCAAGGCCCTCCAGGGCCTGAAGTTCGACGTCGCCTACACGTCCGCGCTCACCCGCGCGCAGGAGACGCTCTCCATCATCCTGGACGCGCTCGGCCAGCGCATCCCCGTCATCCGCGACGCCGCCCTCAACGAGCGCCACTACGGCGACCTCCAGGGCCTCAACAAGGCGGACGCCGCGAAGGAGTTCGGCGAGCAGCAGGTGAAGCTGTGGCGCCGCTCCTACGACGTGCCCCCGCCCAACGGCGAGTCGCTGGCCATGACGGCGAAGCGCGTGCTGCCCTTCTACGAGCGCGCCATCGCCGGCGACTTGCGCCTGGGCAAGCACGTGCTGGTGGTGGCGCACGGCAACTCCAACCGCTCGCTGGTGATGAAGCTGGATGGCCTCACCGGCGAGCAGGTGGTGGGCCTGGAACTGGCCACCGGCGTCCCCCTCGTCTACGACATCTCCCCGACGGGCGAGGTGCTGTCCAAGCGCATGCCCGTGCCCTGA